The segment CTGGTGGGCTTGAAGCGAGTGGACTTGTAGAACTGGATAAGAAGCTCTCGCACCATGTTGGCCAGGTCCTGGATGATGTCCTGACGGTGCTGCTGCACCCGCACCGTGGCGCAGTATCGGCTGGGGTGGGCATCCATGCTACCGACCACCTATGACATAATAAAACCTTATCATCTGGTAAAACTCAGGAtaagaacagaaacaaatacTTCAAATACCATGGCAGCTAAATCTGTTACAAACGGTTTCTAACTTAATCAGGGCGTGGCTTTTTGTCTTGTGACTTACAGCGGCGATGGAGGGTTTCTTTCCATCCCCCGCTGGCGGATGGGTCACATCTGAACCGAGGAAGATCACAGGCTGTTGGAACACCAGCGGCCTGCACAGGAACGCAGACAAAGTTTACACATAAAAGCACCAAGTTCCAAGTACGGCTGCATACGTTCACATTTTGTTCACTCCCATCTATGTGTGTCTTCAAATATCTCTGTATTTAGCATCCTGTGCAGTAATTGGAAACGTGCAGGCAACTACTGCAGAGGGATTTTATTCAATAGGGGGATTATTACACTGctaaaaaggaactaaaagtaagtaaaatgttattaaaattagtatagttttccttgatttgagcatgtaaataaaactatttgccagtgggatgagtatattttacccctaaaataagataattagataccctgcacttgaaataagatggagatgaattgttcctattttaagtgcataaattttattccattggcaaatagtcttatataCCTGCTTAaaccaaggaaaaatatactcatttcaagaaatctttacttacttttagttcccttatGCAAAGTATGAAATCATGACAGTGGGAATGCATTAGCCGATCGTTTTAAACTGTTAACATTGCGTACAATGATATCGTGATGACCACTTTTCCATTGCATCATGCTGCTCTAATCCCtaccttaataaaaaaataaatcattcttTGCTTAAACAGAGGTTCATTATTTAAGCCTGGAAGGAGTTGACATCTAACGTGTAGAAGATAACTCTTGGCATCTTAATTTAGTCTAGATGTACAAATCATGACGTTGTGATCTCAAAATATCATCCTAGTTTCTGCAAACAGCTTTCTATAAACCTTCATCCAGTCAGGTTTGCATGGAGCCGGTAACACAGAAGCAGCTGAATACTTAAATATGAAGAATGGTGGTAGGAGGTGGTGCTCCGCCAAAGATCTACCTGTGTGAAACAGATCCTGCTGCAGGAAACGTTTCAGGTCAGACTACCGGTATAATACAGCAGCTAGCTGTGGAAGAACCACTTAAAGGAGCCGTATCACGCTTTTCatcaccttttcacatttaaatcagtcAGTTGTGGTTTATACGAAGTGGAACTGTTACCCCTGTACTAAGGtacgtctgagagcaactcggcctattaaaatgcaaaggaggcacttcacaccccgctCCCTCCAGACCAAAGGACGTTCCAAATGCTCCGTACGCATTTTCAACAGGAATGTCCCTGATCAGACACCAACCCCCATTTCCGTTTAAATAATCATCAGCTTCAGGGTAAATAGCTCAGCGTAAACTGGAAAATGCAGGGAAGGTCTATAAAATAGTGTTTCTACAACTAATCTGAATGTACACAAAATGCCAACTCCATCGTCTGCAAGGAGGATATCAACTTCAATCgtacccttaaaaaaaaaaaaaaaaatctcttttaaaaggTTTGGACATTTCTTGTTAAATATTAAGAGCCTGGCTTCTCCACCGACCTGCCCTGCGGCAGCAGGATGTTGTTGACGCCACCGAGCTTGACGTTGATCTTCAGACAGAGGTTGGACAACGTCTGAGGCGTTGTCTTCTGGACATTCTTCACCTGGACACATTGCGTGGCCATTCCGAGTACGGTGTCCCCAACCCGCTTCACCTCAGCTGGAAAGACGAGACACCAAGACAGCAGATAAGTAAACGTATTAGACGTTAAACCCACACAATGTTAGCTCTGCGAGTCTAGACTGGCGGCAGTGACAATCTGGAAGAAAACAGATATACCGAAAGAGACAACTTAAACATAGCTATTACTCGTTGACTTTGACAAAGGTATAATATTCTGTTAAAGCAAAACAGCAGAGCTCGTTaagtaaaaacacaacaaaagggGTTAAAGGATTCTTCACCATAAACTGGAGTCTTTCCAGGGAGGATGACCACCACCAGCTGCAGGCCCTGGTAGGTGTACTTGAGGTGCCTGAACATGGGCTCCACGCTGTCCGCCCCCTGGGCGTACTTGCAGAAACAAGGCTGGCCCTGGATGGGCATCCCCGCGTCTCGAGAGATCTTCCTCAGCTGATCCGTGAACGCTCTGCCGAATGAAGAAGCAGTGCATCGCATGAGTCAAAGGATTCTGCATAGCGGCACGTTTTGGGTTGAGCTCTTCTCATTCTGCACATCTCCGTTACTTGAGCAGAAGTTCGGTGCACTGCCTCTGCGGCGCGAAGCAGGCGATGGCCCACACTTTGATCTCGATGCCGGTGTGGAACTGCTTGTTCCTCATGTCCCACACTCCCTGGATCGGGGTCGCTATCGCTTTGTTCTGAAAATGGCAAAACCGGGAACTTTTTTGTTAACACTTATCACCTTTAAGAGcaaccctgaaaaaaaataaaaatacatctttTGGCACGCATTAAAAAGCCGGCCAAACTGCTGGTGAACGTACCCTGCCGCCATAAAGGATGGACGGCGCCTGCAGGACGCGGCCGTTCACCTCCGTCATCTCGTCCCTCACCATCACTCCAAACTCCCGGACGTAAGGGTCAGTGTTGAAGTTGGCACTTCTCATCTGAAATCAAAACAAAGGTGAACATGAAACGACCAGTTGACGTGTCACTTCCCAGCATCATATATTCATCTTCATCCATTTTATTATGCTTCTTTTATTGCCCAGTCATATGATGAATGGAACTGATTCCATTTATCATATCATAAGTCATGGATTTAAgcataaaatgaaacatttcacagccattttttgtttaaatttgcaAAACCTTTGTTCTGATTTGCTTGTGCAGCTAGGCAGGCGGAAACGCGACGTACCAGTTTACTGATTTCATCCTGGCGGTCCGGTGCCGACCTGGCGGTGGCGCGGATCATCGTGGAGGTTTGATTGTCGGTCAGCTTTTTGATGCAGCGCTGGCCCGCCACTATGTTACACACCTGCAGAGACCGCGTTTGTGGACAAAATCAGTCGACGGTCGCCTAAAACATCACCCGTTCCCTGCGATGAAGCGCGGCCTGTTGAAGATTCTTACCTCTAGAGGGAGGTAGGTGTGCTTCTGCTCCTGTCCCACCTGTAAACACGGGAGATGAGGGTATCGCAGGATGAGTTTGTACTTGTCTTTGAAGTACTGTGCTACTGTGCATTCGATGGTTTGCCCGTTCTCCTGCTGCAAGGGGAACCTAAGACCATAAAGAAGAAGAGCAGATATTCAACGCATGATTGGGCGCCATCCTGCAGCTCTACGCTTCTGATCTTCTTTTTTAGTGCAATCCGTTTGTCCTGGTTGCAACTAAATCTACAGGATCACAAATTTTGCAACATTGGAATAAGTTGCTGAAGGAGGTCGTGAGAGAGAGAGCCTTCTTACGTCTGATGGCTCGCTGGTCTTCTGGTCACGTTGCAAACTCTGTACTTTCTCTTCATCTGCCCACAGTGGGTTATCTCAACTTTGAGGCCTATATGAGGGAATCAAAAGCAACAGAGGAGCTCAGCAATAAATTAAAGAGTATTTAGGGCAAATTTAAATGGCTTcaagaccaaaaaaagaaaagaaaaaagaaattacaggatcctaaaatatatttttctcaaAATTCCCTACTATGCCAGACTtgattttatagatttttacagcattttctATAAAATGATGGACATATGAGTCAAACAAATTTGTAAAGTTTTGTTGCAAATACAAAGCTTCAGATCTTGAAGCAATATTATATCTTTAGTGACTGACATTGTCACTCTTTCAATAAAATCTCTGTCAAGTATTCACGgccacaaaaaaactaaatacgaCACATTATTCAAGTTTGaaagaaaattgtttttcaCTGAAAATATTGCTTCAGTATAATAGAAGCTTATTTCTGTTCATGATCTAAATCAGAGTCAACACGGACTTACCTTTGATTTCTTTTGTAAACTTGACTCGCTGAGAGTCTGTTAAAGGCTTCTGTTGCTCCTCGATGCTTTTAAAATCCAGAACTTCACACATGAATTCAATCACAGGCTGGGCCTTGTAGAAAGCAGTGGCGGAAACTGCAAAGCACACGGAGCGCGAGCGTGCAGAGGTTACACGGGCCAAAACAACCACGTTTCGGACAGATTTCGTAGAGAGCGTGTCGATTTACCATCGATGTTGAGCATCATTTTCCAGAGCGAGGGCCTGACGGACTGATGGAAACCGAACCACACCTCCCGGCCACCGCCGAGAGGGTTGGAGCACCCCTCTGAGGGCGTGAAGAAAGAGCGCCCCACTGGGGTATACCTGCATCAGACAGATTGAGAGTTAGCACGACGGAATCTGGCAGGTTCACGCGTGGCTAAACcctaaaaacatttctcacagaTAAAGGGGCGTACGATACGAAAAGACTATTAGAAGACAAACCATAAAAGgtaatgactttttttaaaaagccagtcAGGGAGCTAACCTCATAGACGGTAAATGCCTCATGACCACATCCAAAGCTTGAATGGTTTCAAAGGGAACGCTCGGTAGCCGTCCTGAGAGCGCCTCGTGGAGCGCTTGGAGGCTAACGCAGGACACCCATTTGATGGACACCTTGAAGCTGCGGTCTTTGCCTTCACCTGGAATCGTCACTTCAAGCTCCACCTGTCAATGAAAAACGCCAAACATTAAAGTCGAGATCCTTCATGCTGAACGTTACTGGAGAAGTAGAATACGTACTTTGTCTCGGCCTATGGGCAAAGGCATGGCAGTGTAGAGGTTCTTCCTTCCGTCATACACCGGCTTTCGATCACCAAAgatctgtgttttaaagtgctGGACCATGTGCTCCACGATTTCACTGAGGACAACAGCAAACGAATCATCAGAataacacaacaacaaaaacaagaaacgcAGCACTACCCACTTATCTGCAAATGAAACAAACCGTTGGGACCCACCGATTAACCCTCCTGGGACATTTCTCCGGCTTAATGTCAATATCATAGTGATAGACCTCCAATTGGGGAATTTCCATTTCAAAAAAGTTGGCCTGGAGCTTGATTGCCCTGCCCATGGTGCCAAAATCTGGCCTCGATGGTGGCTTGAACACATATTCTGGCAACGGGGAAGATGGTGGATCTGAATCAAacgaaaaaaaagcaacagttaGAATGACACAACGTGGAAAGCTTTAAGACGCTAAATCTGTCCACTCGGACCCTGAGCCGACCCGTGTTTCAACAATTTGACACACAACAGAAGATTTTACTTTAAGGGGGACATTGTTGCATAGAAAAAGTGCGATAAATATCAAAACTATAATGCAAAAAAGAGGATTTAATGATATTTCTGCCAAACCACCCTAGTTTCACAAACTATCAATTCCCATTCTTATTCAAACAAGtcaatttctgtatttttagttCCAGTGGGTGACTGACTTTATTGCTCAAATGTGCTGTTGTTAAGTCTCTTTTAAAACACGCTTGTTTTCAGTGACTTTTGACATAGTTTGTGGTTACTTTCTtgttatttgtcttttattttagtaGTCTTTGCAGcacgttttattgtttttcattatGCTTTATTAATACTTGTCTTGGTTTGATCTGCTGTAGTACTGTAAAGAACTCTggttaaacagttttttaagaataaaatggATTTGGATTGCCAGTACACTTGCTCGCCCATTATATTTCACATACGTAAGTTACATTTCAGTCTGTCAGAGCCCACCAATCCCTTCCCCGCCTTATCTCTGAGCTCCAGCTTTGTTCGCTCTAACAAACTCCCTTAAACGCCCTGAAGCTTCAGGGATAAGACCTGCTGCTGGAAACGCTGGTCAATGTCTGACCTTGTAAAAACCAAAGCACCCATGATGCCACTTGTTCCATTAGAACTGTAAGGTCTCGTTAATTTGTCGGGAAGTCGACCTCAAACACGTTGAATCGGTGAAGGCCGTGGGGGTGAGATGGATCAGGGAAGCTCCAATGTGCTCTGCAAAAACTGCCGTTTGATAAATGGAGCTTAAACGTTTACTAAAAGCATCAATCTGTAACACCAACGCTGTAACGGTTTATTCTGAAATGAAACAAACGTTAATTTCCATGCACGTTACAGCACACGGCATAAGAATTGCCTCCTGCACAGAAATATCACTATTTTCTTAGGGTGTGACAATCAGCAGTGACCCTTCTTCTCCCCACAGACTTTTTTAGACGCATACTACAACAGAGTGCTTTCCATTATACTCTAATAAAGTATCACTAGATTTCAGCCAGAACCAGTTCAAAACAAGGTTTCTAGTCAGCTTACCAGAGCTCATTGATCCAGAGGAACGGGGTGCCTCCACAATCTCTGCAGCTACGGGGACAAAAAacgacatgttaaaaaaaaaaaaaaagtccactaACACATTAACTAATTTAAACTCACAAGAGAGATCTAGATTGTCATTTTTACATGACTTGCTGCAAGACAAAGTAAAGAgtgcatttcatttttaactgtttattttaaGATATATGGCCTTCTTATCACTTCCAAAACACCATCGTTGACGATGAAAGGACTCTTATCAGTGAACAAGCAGAAGGCACGAACCAAGCTGGCAAGCTAAAACCTACGAAACCACCCAGTTGCCTGAAAATGCTGCTCCGCTTCTGTCCGTGTTTAAGTCTTGGAATGAGATAGGAGATTTCCAGATTTTCCAACTGCTTTAAAAAGGGAAACGCCATTTAAAAGGTAGCCTCACACGTGGGCAGCCCAGCTTTACAGAGCTCTGCCGGCGAGCTCAAATTTGAGTCCGGTGTCTGAAAGTTGCGGGACCCTGGCCCCTCAGTTGTGTGATCATTTTCGGGTTTGATGCCACGAAACCCTCTGGAAAAACCACGGATGGGGGCGCGTTTATTCGCAACAACGGACACCGTTTGCCTCGCTCATTCATCGTTTTATACTTCTGCGGTTTCGGTCTCATCGAATCAGCCTTTTTTTCCGCTGTGAGAAGAATCCGTCTGGCACAGGACGTTTCATAAAGAAGGCACGCAACGCTTTCATGATCAATGACccaagagtgttttttttaaataagagaGTACGATTAAAGAACTGGATAGTGAGACTCATATATCAACAGAAAGTTATTTTGATTTGGAGTAATCTGCAATATTTTACACGAGTCAGGCGGTTCGTGGTAATCCCAATCAACTGAAACGTGGTGTAATATGTTTTATTCCAATTGTTTTGATCAAACGCCAATAGATTAGATCTTCGTTTCGTTATGATGATCAATTCCGGTTGCTCAAGAGCGCCCCACCGGAAATAAAGACCCCTGGATCGGGGTCGAAAACAGTTTCAGAAAGAACAGAGCAAAAGCcctgttgcctccgatttaaggtGGTTCGCTGTTGCGATGAGGATAACTGAGAATTGTGCTTTGTTTACAAGGTACACATATGGAAGCAGGAGTGCGCCAAATAAAGCCGGGGTACAGACAATCCATTCTGGATTTAAAAAGGCCAGGTGCTGTAGTTTCAGGGCTTCTGTTTCCATTCATCTGACAGCATTCGATAGACTAAAGCACTGTCTGGTATCGCTTCCTTGTATATGTAGTGTTTTGGAATGAAGTACTTGTTTACTTTCTTGGCCACAAACTGATGGCCTTCTTCCTTGTGCGAGAGACGctttccagttttgtttttactttccaTCTTGTGCATGTATTGTcgttttcaaaaacaaaataattattttttttttgttttaaccatttGCTACTTCTAAGTATAAAGTTTCAGCGATGATATTTacataaagttttgtttacttttttttttcaaaagtcccatcctttttaacatttttaacataaacataaaaaaagaataaatcatAACACCATCATATCATATGACTTGCCAGCTTGGAAGCTATAACGCATGTTAACAACATAGGTACGTTTACAGCTTGAAAGGGTTCCCTTGATGGACTTATTGTATGGGTCGGGGGATCAGATTAGAAAGCGTGGTCGGCCGCTAAACGCCGCTTAACGTCCGTGTTTATGTGTTTAACGGGGAGATTAAAATACAAAAGGGTTCGCGTTTGTGGTTTTTATCCAGAGACGGCATTTCACCCATTCTTGCGAATGCAGAGGAAAGCTTACTGTGAACAAGTTGACGAAAACGAGGTGCAGCTAAAGCTAACTTAGCTAACGGCTGCTTGATGCTAACGACGCTTTTCCACAAATCTAACGCTCGCTGACAAGCAAGGACGTGTTTTCTTTGTCCGAGACTCGGTTTATATCAACTGCACAATTATATTAAAAGGCAAACTGTTGTCAGAAATCCCCCAGGGCAGCCACTTTTGCTCTTATATCCCCCCC is part of the Fundulus heteroclitus isolate FHET01 chromosome 13, MU-UCD_Fhet_4.1, whole genome shotgun sequence genome and harbors:
- the ago2 gene encoding protein argonaute-2; protein product: MYSAGAAEIVEAPRSSGSMSSDPPSSPLPEYVFKPPSRPDFGTMGRAIKLQANFFEMEIPQLEVYHYDIDIKPEKCPRRVNREIVEHMVQHFKTQIFGDRKPVYDGRKNLYTAMPLPIGRDKVELEVTIPGEGKDRSFKVSIKWVSCVSLQALHEALSGRLPSVPFETIQALDVVMRHLPSMRYTPVGRSFFTPSEGCSNPLGGGREVWFGFHQSVRPSLWKMMLNIDVSATAFYKAQPVIEFMCEVLDFKSIEEQQKPLTDSQRVKFTKEIKGLKVEITHCGQMKRKYRVCNVTRRPASHQTFPLQQENGQTIECTVAQYFKDKYKLILRYPHLPCLQVGQEQKHTYLPLEVCNIVAGQRCIKKLTDNQTSTMIRATARSAPDRQDEISKLMRSANFNTDPYVREFGVMVRDEMTEVNGRVLQAPSILYGGRNKAIATPIQGVWDMRNKQFHTGIEIKVWAIACFAPQRQCTELLLKAFTDQLRKISRDAGMPIQGQPCFCKYAQGADSVEPMFRHLKYTYQGLQLVVVILPGKTPVYAEVKRVGDTVLGMATQCVQVKNVQKTTPQTLSNLCLKINVKLGGVNNILLPQGRPLVFQQPVIFLGSDVTHPPAGDGKKPSIAAVVGSMDAHPSRYCATVRVQQHRQDIIQDLANMVRELLIQFYKSTRFKPTRIIYYRDGISEGQFSQVLQHELLAIREACIKLEKDYQPGITFVVVQKRHHTRLFCVDRNERVGKSGNIPAGTTVDTKITHPSEFDFYLCSHAGIQGTSRPSHYHVLWDDNHFSSDELQVLTYQLCHTYVRCTRSVSIPAPAYYAHLVAFRARYHLVDKEHDSAEGSHTSGQSNGRDHQALAKAVQIHQDTLRTMYFA